A window of Macrotis lagotis isolate mMagLag1 chromosome 1, bilby.v1.9.chrom.fasta, whole genome shotgun sequence genomic DNA:
ctagaaagtttagggataaatgtagatttccttaaaataataaatagtatctaactaaaatcatcaataaatatcATATGTAATGGCAATAAActtgaagcatttccaataaaatcaggggtgaaacaaggaagcccattatcaccattgctatttaATACAGTAGTAGAattgctagcagtagcaataagagaaggataAGAAATTGAAGacatcagaattggcaatgaggaagaaaaacttttacttttttgcagatgatgtgatgttACACCCAGGGAACCcaataaaatcatctaaaaaaactccttgaaagaatgaacaaattcagcaaaatagaaggatttaaaacaaatgcacataaatcatcagcatttcatatatgaacaaagcccaagagcaatagctagagaaattccctttaaaatCTCTATAGatgacattaaatacttgggaatctacttcctaagataaacccagaaactgtatgaatacaattataaaaatactccacacccaaataaagtcagatctaaataattgtaaaaaatattaaatgcttattattagattgaactaataaaataaaaaataacaattctagcTAAATTGAATTagttattcagtgctataccattCAAACTTCCAAATACTttctttactgagctagaaaaagtggtaataaaattcatctgaaacaacCAAAGGGCAAGAATGACAAGGAATTGatgaaaattgatgaaaaaatatatttatataaaggaaggtgatctaattatatcagatctaaaactatactatgaagtagcagtcatcaaaaatgcctagtactggttaagaaatagagaaatggatcagtggattaatagaggttcaaaagaaactgtagtaaatgataACAGAAATCTAcagtttgacaaacccaaagacttcagcttctgggataagaattcattagtgacaaaaattgttggtaaaACTGGAACATAGTATTGCAAAAGCTAGGCatggatccacatctcacaccctatactaaaattaggtcaaaatgggtagaggaCATAAAGGACAAgaccatagataaataaatagaacagAAAGTActctatctttcagatctatgaaaagggtaTACATTtttgaccaaaaaagaattagagcacattaaaaactgcaaaatgagtgattctgactgtattaaattttaaaagtttttaaactaatgaaatcaatgatgccaaaattagaagaaaagcaggaaactgggaaacaatcttcacaactaggagttctgataaaggtctcatttttaaaatatagagagaattgcatcaaatttataagaacacaagtcattcgctaattgataaattgtcaaaggatgtgaaaagttttcaaatgaagaaatcaaagctatatataatcatatagaaaatgctctaaatcattattgattagaaaaatgaaaattaaaataccaaTGAGGTATcttctcacatctattagattggccaagatgagaataagggaaaatgatcaatcttggaaaggttatgggagaattgggacattgatggaCATTGAGGACAATATATtaaaccattctgaagagcattATGGACCCATGCCCAAAAAGTAGCAAAACTATTCatgccctttgactcagcaattccaactctaggtctatacccagaagaaattatcaaaagaagggcaaagttctacatgttctaaaatattcatagcagctctttttgtagtgacaaagaactggaaattgaggggatgcccatctattggggaatgcaTAAAGAAGGTATgttacatgaatgttatggaatattattgcttgATAAGAAACCATACAttgtcagattctagagaagcatggaatgacttatggatcTGATTCTGactgaagggagtagaactaagaaaacaattagcaacactgtgagatgaacaaccttgatggaagcagttcctctcagcaatccagagagctagagCAACTGTATTTCACCGGCCATAGATTATATTGTCCCCcaccagaggaaggaaaacaaaacaaaaacaaaacacacacacacacacacacacacacacacacacacacacataaacacacagacaaaatcacccttctgaatctaatgaacactttatattAGGTATCTcatatgtatcttttccccttaatcctaattcctcatactgaaaattactaatttgttaacatgtttatcaaaatatgcatgtaaaatgcaaACTGACTGTGTGcccctgaggggaggggtggtgggaaggaagggtggaaggaaatttaggaatttgaaaataaacgtgcagttggaagaaaaaataaatatatttttaaataaagaaaattctctgaggggAAAATAATTTATTGGGAAATAAACATAGCTGGTATATGTTAGTATGGGACTCATCATATGAAGGGGCTTTGAATATTACAACTGGTAGGGAACCAATGGAGCTTATTTACCAGTGTAGTGACATAGTGAGACCTGCATTGTAGAATCATCAGTTTAATggctgagtggaagatggactggagtgaGAGAGTCTGGTGCCACCAAGATCCAAAAACAGTTCATTGCAAAAGACCCAGTGAGAGGTGAGCCCCAGGATACTAGTTGTGTTTTTAGAGAGAAGGAACATATACAAGAGATGTTAGAAAGGTGGAAAATATAGAACTTGGCAGCAGATACATGGGATGAGTTTGAGGCATGAGTAGGGGATGGTAGTTAGATGATGACCCTCTGtgttttcctccttttcaaaTCTTCTAACTCCTTATTTCTCCCCACTCACTCTATGAATAAATTACAagtcttgaggtttttttttgtgcttttatgcattattttcctgactccatcacTCTATGGTGCCTTCAACCATACTggaattttatctttcttccaaTTTGCCTCTTCACGtgcctagatttttttaaatctcagctCTAGTCCAGTCTAATTCAGAATATTTAGCTGGTCCCTTCTTCTTTCTACACGTTTTCTAGGTTTCACATTATCTTAGATGAATACACAAGTTCTCAACAAATCTAGAATTGGATAAACCAGGGAGCATCATGACTCCTCAGTTATGAAAATCTGGGGAAGATATACTAGAAAATGATGAAATCAGggtgaaggaaaggagaggacaTAGGAGAAAAGAGTATGGGAGAGAACTTCTTTCATGAAATTTGCTCAAACTCTCAGTCCTTGGACACAGTGGCATAGACAATGGACCCTCTGGATGTCTTTGTGGAATCATTTTTCCTCTCACTCAACACATTTATGTTCAGCTGTGCATAGGTCACTCCCTGCGGCTCTTCATTCATGGGAATCTGCAGGAGAAGTTCAAAGTTAAGGGAACAGTGAGTGACTTTGGGGCAATTCTTCATCGTTTTTGTGTTTCATCAATGCTATGAGTCTTTCTGTGGAAATCTATGCATgcattttccttctcattgattCTATTACAGGCACTCCATAGGTCTATATAATAAATTAGTCATGTGAAATAGAAtgattataatatttaataaatcatCCCAATATGTTGAGGAACCTGTAACCAGAGGCCTCACATTTGGgtgactagaagaaaaaaaaataagtgagcAATTAAGAAGTCTAACTCTATAACTGGAACCTATCATGAAAAGTGAGGATCAGGATGTAATAGACTGGGGGATGAAATGATAGGGCTAACTTACCAATggttgttttgatcttcccttggTCACCTCTGGACCTGAGGTAGAGGGAAGGTTCCATCATTTCCACAGCCCTCAAGACCATGATACCTGTCCACAATTCCCCATCTGTCTCATTATCCCCTTCCTGCCTAGATAACTTACTTATAACTGCATCTCTGGGGTTCCCAGGGTGCTGGGACGGGCAGATACTCAAAGGATGACAAGGGCAACAAACCCACCTGGGtcaagagaaatggagaaaatagacAATGAGGAGGAGAATGATCTTTGAGCACCCTCTCATCCCTACATACTCTATTCTACGTAGAGTCCAGGATTACATAGAAAGGAAGGAACAGGGGACATGGGAACAGGAGCTGAGTCTCCTTACCTGCTCCTGCTCTCTCCTTGGAAAGAGCCTGGAGAGAGAGTCATGGAAATGGAAGCAAGGTTAGAGAACTCAAGGGAGGAAATAAGGGTCCCAGCCTTTACCCATCTCCATTCCATAATACATGAAGGGTATAAGTCTGTCTCACCTGAAGTGATGGATCTTTTATAGAGGAATGCCAACAAAAGAaggcagagaaggaagaggagaagggaaacaCAGCTGAGGGTGATAATGAGCTTCTTACTGGACTTTGAACCTAGGGTGATAGAGAAGAATGTTTACAAATCACTGTCCTGAGGGGACCCTCTCATTGATCAGAAACCTTCCCAGGCATTTTCTCCTCCTATCTTCCTCCTAGCTAACTTTCACCACAAACATTCATTGACATAAAGACTGCTGAGGGGCCTCATCCTTTGAAATTTGGTAGAGAACCCCTAAAACTCCCATAGAGACATATGGGTCACAGGGCTGCATGGGGGAAGTCTCCTGTCCCAGCTCACATTTTTGGTTTCTATGGACCTGGAATTGAGGACAGTGTCAGCATCTCTGTTGTCACATAACCCatgtctctccttttttctttttttcttttttctcttggagttttgaaataaaatgaggttaagtgacttgtccaaggtcataaacttaagtaagtattaagtgtctgagatcagatttgacctAAGGTACTCTAGATTCAAGGTCAAtgatctattcactgtaccacccagctgcccctcataTGTCTCTTGGGCAGAGCCAAGGTCATGGTTTCATTTCAGTGATAGGGTTGAGGGAGGGAGTGGTCATTGGTCCCTGCACTGGGTTCTAGGGGCTTCTTTTCCTCTCACCTTGCACTATAAGCTGCAGGGGGTCACTATGTTGTGTCCAAATGCTTCCATTGATCCTGACTTGGTAGCCACAGCTATAATTTCCAGAATCCTTAGGGGTCACATGGGCCAGGAAAAACCTGGCCCCATCTTTAGTGGTGTCCATACTCTGCAAGATATTCCCATCTCTCTCCTTGTACAGAACAAAGCTCCTATTCTGTGAGGGTCCCCAGCACAGTAGGGTCACATCAGCACCTGAGGCCACCTCTAGGCCAGGCCAGACTGAGATGGAAGGTTTGGTGCGTACACCTGGAAATTCAAGCAGAGGTGAGAGCTTCCAAGTGTCTCCCCAAGGTATTATGAGGGGGTGAGGATCCAAGAGCTGGGGTGTCCCTAAAGAAACCCCCAACTATTTGTCCTTTCCTCTGACTCTTTGGTTCCTCCTAGCCTGAGATCATCTTCCCTGGAAGACCTGGGGATTCCATCTCTGATGTTCCCTAAACACCCCTAGAAGCAGtgcttcttccttccatccttgtCCCTGGAACTTGGAGCAGAACCTGAGCTGTTCCACTCTTCCCCCTTTGCTCTCTACTTCCTCAGGGACCCTTTGCCCTTGCCCCAAACTCAGGATGGTCTAAAGAGCTCTAAAGAGCCCAGAACAACATTCCCCTGCCCCCTGCTCCCCAGATTTCCTGAGCTCCTCCCAAGTTCAGTCTCAATCCTTTCTCCATTGGGGCCCTGGACATGCCCTCACCTGTCACCCAGATCTCTAGGGCCtcactggcctcagacacctggtATGGTGGCATCCTCCCATAGTAGACACAGCTGTAGATGCCAGCATCCTGGGGCCCCACAGAGAGGAGGGGGAAGTCAGCAAAGGTCCCAGCTAGATTCTGGCTCTGCAGGGGCAGGGGGGTCCCCACTTTCAGCAGAGAGAATGTCACTCTCCAAAGGGATGACCAAGGGGGCAGCCGGCACTGCAGAGTCACATGAGTCCCCGGCATCACCACAAGGTCTGGGAGGGCTGAGAGGGAAGGCCTGGGCAGAGACCCTGTGAGAGGAAGAACATAGAGTGGGGTCAGGACCCCTGGGTCGAGTCCCTGCTCTGCCTCTGAGTCTCTGAGTGACCATGGTCCATTCACTGTCCTGTCTGAGGCTCTgattgttgtttggtcatttttctgCCACATCCGATGCTTTTTGGGACCATTCAGGGTTTTCTGGCAGAGACTCTGGAGctgtctgccatttccttctccagctcatattacagataaggaaaccgaggaGAGAGGGTtaggtaacttgtccagggtcacacaagaagtgtttgaggtgagatttgagctTGGAAAGTTGAGGTTTCCTATCCCcagcccctgcccctgcccctgcccctgtgCCCTCTGGCTAAGCCACAGTTCTTTCCTCCCAAATGAGAATTTGACCACAGAATTCGGCATCCTGCCCAAGCTGTAGGTCTCAGGAGACTTgccccttctcctccagtctctgATCTCAGGTCCCTGATGACCGCCCTTCCCACAAGAAGGGGAAACCCTGGCTGCTCCATCCTCATCTGGATGCTCACAGCCAGGCCCAGGGCTCAGCCTTCACCTGGACATAGATCCTGATTAGGAAGACTCAGGTTCATCTCCAGGTTCCGTCACTCACATTTGGTGTGAACCTGAATAAGTCCTTTCCCCCTGGGTCTCAAGATGCTCTTTGACAATAGTTTGGCCTCAAGAACCTCCAAGGGATCTTTCATTTCTGGGTTCCTGGGACTCTTCTCCTCACCTCCAACATAGACCCCCTCCCATCTTTATTCCCCAGATTCTAAATCAGAATAGAAATGCCTCATATCTTCCAAGACCTCAGAGTCCTGACAGATCCCAGGGCAGAGCTGATTGTGTAGACATTATGGCCTTGTGTCACTGAGGCCCCTTTGTGAGTAGAGGGTCACACTGTTCTGGGGCCTCCCACCCCCCTTACCTGGCACCACCAGTTCCAGGGCATCACTGGGCTCTGATTCTCTGGCAGAGTTTGTCCTTTCACTATAGGCACAGCTGTAGCTCCCAGTGTCCTCAGATCCTACAGATGGGAGGAGGAAGCTGGTCCAGAGATCTGCCGAGGTCTGGAGCTGAAAGGTCTTCTGGGTCCCTGTCTTCCACAGGGTGAAAGTCACCTCTGCTTGGGTATACAGCTTGGGCCTTGAGCACCAGAGAGTGAGGTTGACCCCTGGGCCCATCACAAGGCCAGGTTGGGCCCAGAGAGTGGGCTTGGGGAGTCGTCCTGAAGAAAAAGTGGGGGCCATAGTCAAGGTCAGGGGTCATTTCTAGTGCCTCTTGACTAATAACAAAAGGGCAATTGTGCAGGGATTGTGTCTCTGTTCTCCCTTCCCTGTCTAGGGGGTCTGCCCAGACCTGGGGACACACCCCCACTATCCTGGAGCCCAAAGCTGAGCCCATGTAGAACAGGAGAGTGTCCCAgggtctcctccatcctcccccaAACACTCCCTGCAGAATTCCCAGATTTTGTTCTGTCCCCACAGCTCTGGGGGCCCCTGAGGTATGGAATTGGGGATTTGGGGCTTCCATCTCTAGTCACCCATCACAGTCAGCTCCAGAGGGTAGCTGGGACGTGACGCTCGGTGGGGGGCTGTCTTCTTGTAGTAAATGCAGCTGTAGCTCCCACTGTCCTCAGCCCTCAAAGAATGAAGTGAGAATTCAGCCTGGCCTCCTGTAGGATTCTGGGTCTCCAGGGGCTCCCAGCTCTTTGCCTTCAGGAGGGCAAATCTGTAGTCCTGGGCAGGGTACTTGGTTGACATTTTGCACTTGATGGTCACTGTTGTCCCTGGGAATACTGTGTGCTGATGTGAGGCTTCAATGGAGGGTGGGGGAAAGctttctgtgaaagaaaaaagaaagttggggACCTGTCCTCTCCCCCAAACGCTTTCCAATATTTGCCTGAAGCAGAGATGAGAAGTGGGGTGGAGGTGTTGCTGAGGGTCCCTGGTTGGCCCATTGTCTAGTCCAGTAGCCTTGTACATGTCTGGGATCCTGGGCCCCGCTTCATGAAGTTATTCTGGACGCAGGAAAGCTCTGAGACCAGACAGTGATGTGAGGAGAAGAGACATGGGCAGAGAAGGACCCCACTCCCACGTCCCACTCTTCTCACTTCGTCCAGCAGCCTGGCTCACCCCCCCCCATCAACCTGCTGGGTCCAGGGAGGATCCTCACACAATATCACTAACAACATTAGAACCTTCTATTAGATTCGGGGGTTTGCAAAGCTCTGTGCACCAATAATCCTTCAGGAGTGGGTTCAGACTGGGGCCCCTGGTAGCACACCAAGATCTCCCCACATCCCCACCCTGCTTTGTGGAGCCAGGTGCCTGTGCTACTCTCCTGCTCCCCCCTTCAATGAAGCCAGAACAGAGCTGGCAGAGTTTGGGGTGACCCTGGGTGGTGGGGCCTGGGAGAGGAGAAAGTGGTCATCCTCTGGGCTTCCCTGGGAGGAATTTGGTATAGATTCATTCTACTGCCTTCGATCATTCCCTTTGTATGAAGTGGCTGGGCTCAGTGTTTGTGGGGGGGCAACAAGGGACAGGGAAGACCCTCTCCCCCACAGCTTCGGGGAACTCCCAGGCCTAGGGAAGTCAGGGGTTTGAGCTCAAGGGGATCCATTAGAAAATGCAGTCGATGAGCTGCATGTCATGGAGGAAGAAACCAGGGACTTCAGGAGGCCCAGCACTGGTCCACAGTCATGCAGCCAGGATCCAGTG
This region includes:
- the LOC141509955 gene encoding immunoglobulin superfamily member 1-like; the protein is MGPTVTFLVSTVLCLDWATRAQMDTLARPTLWAVPGPVVSKGANVTLKCQGHLGCDRLQLWKDGKLKEERNASWELAEFVLHGVDDWKDASSYNCRCGQGHWWSQRSEPLVLVVIRESFPPPSIEASHQHTVFPGTTVTIKCKMSTKYPAQDYRFALLKAKSWEPLETQNPTGGQAEFSLHSLRAEDSGSYSCIYYKKTAPHRASRPSYPLELTVMGRLPKPTLWAQPGLVMGPGVNLTLWCSRPKLYTQAEVTFTLWKTGTQKTFQLQTSADLWTSFLLPSVGSEDTGSYSCAYSERTNSARESEPSDALELVVPGSLPRPSLSALPDLVVMPGTHVTLQCRLPPWSSLWRVTFSLLKVGTPLPLQSQNLAGTFADFPLLSVGPQDAGIYSCVYYGRMPPYQVSEASEALEIWVTGVRTKPSISVWPGLEVASGADVTLLCWGPSQNRSFVLYKERDGNILQSMDTTKDGARFFLAHVTPKDSGNYSCGYQVRINGSIWTQHSDPLQLIVQGSKSSKKLIITLSCVSLLLFLLCLLLLAFLYKRSITSGSFQGESRSRWVCCPCHPLSICPSQHPGNPRDAVISPEVTKGRSKQPLIPMNEEPQGVTYAQLNINVLSERKNDSTKTSRGSIVYATVSKD